TGACCTTCGTCGGGGCCGAGCAGATCGCACTCAAGGTCAGCGGAAAGGACAAGGGCGGCAAGACGGTGGACTACGTCTCGCTCGCCCTGCGCAAGAGCTGACAGGGGCCCATGTTCGTCAGGTTCTTCACCGAGCTCAAGGGGGCGGGCATCCCGGTGTCGCTCCGCGAATACCTCCTGATGATGGAGGGGCTGGAGAAGGACCTGGCGGAGAAGCGGGTCGAAGACTTCTACTACCTCGCGCGCGCGACCCTGGTGAAGGACGAGAAGAACCTGGACAAGTTCGACCGGGTCTTCGGTGCCGTCTTCAAGGGGCTCGACCTGATGGCCGAGACGCTGACCGCCGAGATTCCCGAGTCGTGGCTGCGCAAGCTCGCCGAGAAGACGCTGACCGACGAGGAGAAGGCGCTGATCGAGTCCCTCGGCGGCTGGGACAAGCTGATGGAGACGCTGAAGCAGCGGCTCGAGGAGCAGAAGGGCCGGCACCAGGGCGGCTCGAAATGGATCGGGACCGCCGGAACCTCGCCCTTCGGCGCCTACGGCTACAACCCGGAAGGCATCCGCATCGGGCAGGATCGCAGCCGGAACCGGCGGGCCGTCAAGGTCTGGGACAAGCGCGAGTTCAAGGACCTGGACGACACGCTCGACCTGGGCACCCGCAACATCAAGGTGGCGCTGAAGCGGCTGCGCCGGTTCGCACGGACCGGGGCGGCCGACGAGCTCGACCTCGACGGGACTGTGCGCTCCACCGCGCACCACGGCTATCTGGACATCCAGATGCGCCCGGAGCGCAGAAACGCGATCAAGCTCCTGGTCTTCTTCGACGTGGGCGGGTCGATGGACGACCATGTGCGGGTGTGCGAGGAGCTCTTCTCGGCGGTCCGCTCCGAGTTCAAGACGATGGAGTGGTTCTATTTCCA
This window of the Prosthecomicrobium sp. N25 genome carries:
- a CDS encoding vWA domain-containing protein; its protein translation is MFVRFFTELKGAGIPVSLREYLLMMEGLEKDLAEKRVEDFYYLARATLVKDEKNLDKFDRVFGAVFKGLDLMAETLTAEIPESWLRKLAEKTLTDEEKALIESLGGWDKLMETLKQRLEEQKGRHQGGSKWIGTAGTSPFGAYGYNPEGIRIGQDRSRNRRAVKVWDKREFKDLDDTLDLGTRNIKVALKRLRRFARTGAADELDLDGTVRSTAHHGYLDIQMRPERRNAIKLLVFFDVGGSMDDHVRVCEELFSAVRSEFKTMEWFYFHNCLYETVWKNNRRRAAERIQTFDILHKYPHDYKVVIVGDASMSPYEITYPGGSVEHWNEEAGSVWLGRVTQVYPKAVWLNPVPEKHWSYTHSIQMIRQLMGERMFPLTLEGLDRAARELVR